In the genome of Nitrosopumilus sp., the window AGTACTTGTGGGAACCCTACAATTGATGGATGTGATCTGTGTGCACTAGGAAATGAATCCAATACCACAAGATCAAACAATTTTGATAGACGAGAAACCATGATTGTTTTTGCTGCGTTCTCTGGTGTAAATTCATAATTTTCTTCAGCACATAATCGAAGATTGTCTAATAGTAAAATATCTCCACTTTCTAAATTTTTAATTGCATTTTGTGCTGCTTCTCCAATTGTATCTTCTACATATTTTATCTCTCTTCCCATTAATTTTTCAAGGACTTTGGCATGTTTATCCATCCCAGTGTATTCATTATTTCCAACTCTTCCTTGATGTGAACCGATGACCACTTTAGCTTCTTTTAATGACTCAAGGGTTTCAATTGCCTCTTCAATTCTTTTTGTTCCTGAAATTTCTAGAGTTTCAGGATTTATTGGACAATTCATATCAACTCGCAAAAAAACCGTCTTGCCTTTTAGGTCAAAATCGTCTAGTGTGAGTACCTTCACGATTTGTCTATTGCCCACTTGGTTAAATTCTTTAGCCGATCAGAAATATTTTCTATATTTTTCTTTCAAAACTTATCTATTGACAAAAATTAAAAGACATGTGTTTGAGGTTTCTATAATTGCAGAATTGGCTTTTTGATATTAGGTCTCGTTCTTTTGTTCTACTAACCATTTTATTTTTAATACTTACAGCAATTGTATATTTTAGAATTTCAGAAAGTTTTGATCAAAATGTGATCTTGTTTTTTTCTGAAAATGTTGGAAACCCTTCACTTGATCTCATAATGCAATCCGTCACTGAAAGTGGAGAGGCCCTCTGGATGTTGGGTTTTGCAATTTTGGTCTTGCTGATTCCTAAAACCCGAAGAGTGGGGATTACATTAATGATTTTGATTGTCATTTCTACTCTATTGACTGGATATGTAAAATGCGGTGTTGATAGAGACAGGCCTGATTTTGAATATGCCTCTGTGCCTTTTCCTGTGCCTGTTAGCAAGGATACCTTTGCTCTCTTTTGTGAGGGTGGTTATGATGCATCATATCCATCTGGTCATGCTGCAAGATCAATGATTTTTGCTATTATTATTGGATATGCCCTTTCTGAAAGATTCCCTCGTGGAGCATATCTGATGTTTTTGTATCCCTTTTTGATTTCGATTAGTCGATTATATGTCTTAGAACATTATCCCATGGATGTAATTGGAGGAACTGTAATTGGAGTAATGCTAGCTGGAGTCATGGCAAAAAGAACAAAACTCTACAAAATCTTTG includes:
- a CDS encoding phosphatase PAP2 family protein, with protein sequence MQSVTESGEALWMLGFAILVLLIPKTRRVGITLMILIVISTLLTGYVKCGVDRDRPDFEYASVPFPVPVSKDTFALFCEGGYDASYPSGHAARSMIFAIIIGYALSERFPRGAYLMFLYPFLISISRLYVLEHYPMDVIGGTVIGVMLAGVMAKRTKLYKIFDKSKT